The following coding sequences lie in one Listeria ivanovii subsp. londoniensis genomic window:
- a CDS encoding lipoate--protein ligase, which translates to MIYLDNEDMLDQAYNFAMEEYSLRFLDENETYFMFYRMKPTIIVGKNQNTLEEINHTFVEQHHVDVLRRLSGGGAVYNDEGNISFSMITKDDGDSFQNFAKFTEPVIRALQNLGVNAKLSGRNDIEVDGKKISGNAQFVTKGRLYSHGTLLFDVDLDRLEAALQVDPEKYLSKGVKSVRSRVTTIREHLAEDMDIHSFKQILLESIFGTTNIPRYHFTKADMDGIEKLRVERYRNWDWTYGKSPKASIKRKKRFPAGTIEFQLELNKGRIKEATIYGDFFGTEDVAELANQMSGIRFERQTVSNIFESVDMKKYFGNIKKEAIIDMLFE; encoded by the coding sequence GTGATTTATTTAGATAATGAAGATATGCTTGATCAAGCATATAATTTTGCAATGGAAGAATATTCTTTGCGTTTTTTAGATGAAAATGAAACGTATTTTATGTTTTATCGCATGAAACCAACGATTATTGTTGGTAAAAATCAAAATACGCTGGAAGAAATCAATCATACATTTGTGGAGCAGCATCATGTTGACGTACTGCGAAGACTTTCTGGCGGTGGAGCGGTATATAATGATGAGGGAAATATCAGCTTTAGTATGATTACCAAAGATGATGGAGATAGCTTTCAAAATTTCGCTAAATTCACAGAACCTGTGATTCGTGCTCTTCAAAATTTAGGTGTAAATGCCAAGTTAAGTGGTCGTAACGATATCGAGGTAGATGGAAAGAAAATAAGTGGCAATGCCCAGTTTGTCACAAAAGGTCGACTTTATAGCCATGGAACGCTACTTTTTGATGTTGATCTAGATAGGCTTGAAGCAGCATTGCAAGTTGACCCAGAAAAGTATCTATCGAAAGGCGTGAAATCTGTCCGAAGCCGTGTGACAACGATACGTGAACATTTAGCAGAAGATATGGATATTCATTCTTTTAAACAAATTTTATTAGAATCAATTTTTGGTACAACAAATATTCCGCGGTATCATTTTACAAAAGCGGATATGGACGGTATCGAAAAATTACGTGTGGAACGTTACCGCAACTGGGATTGGACCTATGGAAAGTCACCTAAAGCTAGCATAAAACGCAAAAAAAGATTTCCAGCAGGCACAATTGAATTTCAATTGGAGTTAAATAAAGGTCGAATAAAAGAAGCGACAATTTATGGTGATTTTTTTGGTACAGAAGATGTTGCTGAATTAGCTAATCAAATGAGTGGAATTCGTTTCGAACGACAAACGGTTAGTAATATTTTTGAATCAGTCGATATGAAAAAATACTTTGGAAATATTAAAAAAGAAGCAATTATTGATATGTTATTTGAATAA